TCACCGCATCCAGCTTGAACTGCCGGTCGTACGTCTTTCTCTTCTTCTCTGTCTCCATTTCCAGTCTCCTCTACGAGGTCGTAGACCTCCTTCACGAAGTTACTGGCTTTTCTCCTTGTCTACAAAACGGGGTAAGGTCCATGGCGAGCACGACATATATCTCATGTTGAGCCTCTTCCTTGGCTGTCGGCCGCAGACACGGGGCCTTGGACATTATCGATAAGCACCTTTGACAGGAGGAAGGGATTTGAACTCTGGCTTCGATGCAATTATGTCTCCTATTAATTGTGTAATGCTCTCGATGACATCCTTAAACTTGTTATGCGGGACCAGCTCTATCCCATCGTCCCAAACCACTGTTTTGTCCTGATCCTTGTATCTTATCCGTAACACTTGTTTACCCAAATCCGGAGATAAGGTTTCGTTAGCTGGCCTTTTATAAAGAGTATCTGGCAGTGAGAAGAACCCGTATCGCTCCAGAGTAGTAATGATGATTTCCTGTTCTCTGGTGGTCAACCACATCGTGGTCTTTACAGTACCAGGGATGAGATCCTTCTGGTAAGTTCCGTGGAAGGTGTCTAATTCATCAAGCGCACCTGTGTGAAGGAAGATCTGAACGAATTGAACATCACGGCTGCTCTCCGAGGATGAAGAGAAGAGACAGCATCCGGTCATGAGAATACTTCCAACGAATGTTAAGAATAATTTCATGTTTGATTCCGAGAGTTTATTGGCATTCGACCTGCCTCGTACTCGCGGCGAACCATTGGCCTTAAACTTTCTAACTTTTTCTTGCCGTCCAATGCATGTTGGACGCCAATGGGTTCTTTATTCTTTTTTAATTGCACTCCACGACAAGGTCCATTCCCCGCGCACTTCTGCCAGCATGACATTGACTTAAGAAGATCACCACCGAACTTAGCAAGCACAGAGACAACTTCTTCACGCTTGCCCCCTTAACTTCTGAGAGGTTATATCTCTCATCTGATATGTCTTAAGCTTTTTGTCTCACAATCATGAATGAATCTAACTCCAACATTCTCGCCAGATTTACCTCGTTAAATAACAATTTCGTGGCCATTTATCCACTTTAACACCGAATTTTCCCCCGGCGGATAGTAGTTTGTGACACATAGAAACCACTTTCAAGTAGTGAAAGCGCGCTAGTTCTCAATTTTGATTTTTATCAGCTTCTTCACGATCTCTACAGTCTTCGCGCTCTTGACTTCCATTCGAATTCCTCTCCCCTCCACATACTTCTTAGCGTTCCGAACCTCGTCAATGATCTTTTTCGGGATATCGCTCTCTTCGATTGCAGAGACCGCCTTATCCCCGAATATGAATGACATTCTGAACCCGCCGTCGACCGGACTAAGGAAGAAGAGATTGCGTTTCTTCAGGAGAAGCTTCATTGTCCATCCGGATTTTTCGCTGTAAAATTTCCATTCTGATTTGACCGGTCCGAAATCTTTCTCGATATAACTTCTTATCTCGCGCCAGAATTTTCCGGTGTCTCCGAGAATTTTGAGGAGCTTCATCTCGTCGGGTATGACTGCTTTATCAGGAAAAGGATTCGGTGTTACCACTATATTATTTCACCCATCTCCGTTCATTTTCATTTGATTAGAATTTCGATTATCAAAATTTTGACGGACTCTTCTCGAACCGGGAAATGGATGCCGGCGATTCCTTCAACCGCCGGCGTGTTTCCGTCAATCTCACCGTCAG
This genomic interval from Candidatus Kryptoniota bacterium contains the following:
- a CDS encoding DUF3788 family protein gives rise to the protein MVTPNPFPDKAVIPDEMKLLKILGDTGKFWREIRSYIEKDFGPVKSEWKFYSEKSGWTMKLLLKKRNLFFLSPVDGGFRMSFIFGDKAVSAIEESDIPKKIIDEVRNAKKYVEGRGIRMEVKSAKTVEIVKKLIKIKIEN